The DNA region ATGATATTCTCGTCTTAATAGCAGGACCTGTTACTGGTCGGCGCTTACAACCGGGTCGTACCATGCGAAAAGATATCTGTccggatggtttatagacgccggttcgtctctcgattcttaacgtcggagctcgacggtcttccgctcggagggtttatagtcgccggctcaactctcgatttttaacgtcggagctcgatggtcttccgctcgaagggtttatagtcgccggctcgactctcgatttttaacgtcggagcttgacagtcttccgctcggagggtttatagtcgccagctcgactctcgatttttaacgtcggagctcgacggccttccgctcggagggtttatagtcgccggctcgactctcgatttttaacgtcggagctcgacgaccttccgctcagagggtttatagtcgccggctcgactctcgatttttaacgtcggtgctcgacggtcttccgctcggagggtttatagtcgccggctcgactctcgatttttaacgtcggagctcgacgatcttttgctcggagggtttatagtcgccggctcgactctcgatttttaacatcggagctcgacggcctttaaggctaatttcaacactgccgttcggcgaagacTGCCAAATGCATTTACCATTTTGCTTCCTGTATTAAAAGAACACAGGCAACCAAGAGATACACCAAATgaattacatcagtgcacctctcacccagctcggtacggctggagatgatttgcgctccatggtcagTCCAGTTgccgtccatcttcatcttctaaaTAATAAGCACACGAGCGGAGCTTTTCTATaactttgaagggacccgcccaaggagcctctagcttgccaacgtcgccgaccgactttactttcttccagattaggtcgccgacttggaaggctctagggatcacgcgacggttgtagttctgcttcatcctttgtcggtacgccatcagccggacggatgccttAGCCCGTTCTTCATCGACCAAGTCTAACTCCAGCTGCCTCCGCCCGGCGTTGTCTTCATCGTAGTTTTAGACCCAGACGGACTCTACGCCCACTTCAACTGGAATCACTACTTCACCACCATACACTAAGTGGAATGGCgtcacgcccgttccctccttcggggtcgttcggatggcccataggacgcccgacacttcatccgcccagcttcctcccaaatggtcgagccgagcgcgcagaatgcgaagaatttctcggttggctacttcggcttgaccattgctttggggatacaccACGGacatgaagtgttgctcgatgtcatagcttttgcaccatttttcgagcaactttcccgtgaactgccgcccgttatcagatatgagccgacgaggaatgccgaaccgacagattatatgctgccagatgaactttttgaccatttgctcaGTGATCTTCGCCAGCagctcgacctccacccatttagaaaagtagtcgaccgccaccagtagaaacttctgctgaccggtcgccatagggaacggacccacaatatccattccccattggtcgaacggacaagatacggtagatgctttcatctcctctgccggtcggtgggagatgttgtggtacttctggcaggagaggcacgtcgtgacggtccgagcggcatctgcttgcagcgttggccagaaatacccggccagcaggatcttcctggcCAGAGATCGTCCGcctggatgtcctccgcacgcTCCTTggtgtacttcctggaggatgtattcAGCGTCCTCCGAGCTCATGCACTttaaaagtgggcgggagaaagccttcttgtagagttggtcgccAACGAGTGTGAACTGACTGGCTCTCCTTCTCAATagatgggcttcctcccgatcggacggtgtcacACCCGAGtgtagaaactccatgatggctgtcctccaatcgctcagaAACGCGacgccctccatccgatcgatatgcgccaccaaggatacttgttcaattggctgttgTATGATGactggtgatattgaacttgcaagtttggctaactcatctgtagcctggttctccgctcggggtatcttctggataattacctctctgaagttggccttgagcttttcaaaggcttcagcgtagagcttgagtcgagcgttgttaatctcaaaaatgcccgagagttgctgagcggccaactgggagtccgaatggattgtcacccgaccggctcctacatgccgagctgcctgcaagccggctatgagggcttcgtactccGCTTCGTTATTTGTGGCTCTGTAGTCTAGCCGAACGGATAAGTGCaccctttcttcttggggagagagtaatagcactCTAATCCCGCTCCCGatccgagtggacgatccgtccacaaatattttccacatggcttcgggttctggcttttgcacttcggtgacaaaatctaccaaggactgcgcctttatcgccgaccggggttgatactggatatcaaactcactcaactccgttgtccacttgatgagccgtctggACGCTTTTGGGTtaagcagcactcttcccaatgggctattcgttcGAACTATGATGGTATGTTAgcggaaataaggacgaagtcgccgagcggcgaggaccaaagcaaaagctagCTTcttgagcccagtgtagcgagattcagcgtcttttaaaatatggcttaagaaATACACCGGTTCTTCTCTGCttgccctcactaatgccgagcctactgccttctcggttgaagataaatagatacagagcggctcacccatagctagcttggctagcacgggcaaagagttcagatatgccttcaattcTTCAAACGCCCAATCGCATTCCTCGCCCCAATGGAACTTGGTAGCTTTGCGCAGGATTTTGAAAAAAGGGAAGCTCCGGTCATCAgtctttgagatgaatctggacaatgctgttatccgaccggtcaagcgctgtacttcccttagatttcttgggggcggcatgtcttgtaatgctttcactttgctgggattggcctcgataccccgctcgaccactatatagcccaagaaacgcccgccttttgccccgaacagacacttctgagggttcagcttaactccatacttccgcAGCGTTCGaaaagtttcctccatgtctttaaagagatcggctgctcggacggatttgatgagaatatcatccacgtacacttccaaatttcgtccgatctgctccttgaacactctgttcatcaggcgctggtaagttgctccagcgttcttcagtccgaacggcatcacattatagcagtaagtgccgtctgctgtaatgaagctgaccttctcttgatcttctcgggcgagcggcacttgatggtagccctgataggcgtcgagcatgcatattaactcgcagccgactgtggagtccaccagttgatcgatccggggtagaggataaaaatcctttgggcatgctttattgagatctcggaaatcgatgcaaaccctccacttgttgcccggcttggagactagcaccacgttcgccatccagctcgggaactggacctcgcgtatgtggccggcctccaggagcttcttaagctccgctcggatgatgacattttgttcagcgttgaagtccctcttcctttgcttcaccggccgagcgtccggtcggacgtggagctcgtgctgcgctatacttggcgaaattccaggcagctcatgcgtcgaccaaacgaagacatcgtaGTTTTTCTagagacatttgatcacttcctttttctggcttgcctccagatcggccgtgatgaaggtggttgcttccggtcgggtcgggtgaatctgcacttcctctttttcttcataaaccaaagagggtggtttttcagttatggcgttcacctcgatccgtggcgtttTCCGAGCGGAGTTAGCTTCTGcttggaccatctcgacgtagcatcgccgagccgccagctagTCTCCTCTTACTTCTCCTACTTTATCCtcaaccgggaacttgattttctggtggaaggtggagacggccgctcggaactcgctgagcgccggtcgccctaagatgacattgtatgctgaaggagagttgaccacgacgaagttggcagtcctcgtccttctgagcggttcctctcccagcgaaataccCAGTCGAACCTGTCTGACCGGCataacttcattgcccgtaaacccatagaggggggttgtcatgggcagcagctcggctcgatcaatttgcagttggtcgaaggcctatttgaatataatattgaccgagcttcctgtatcgatgaaaatgcggtgaatagtatagttagctattaccactttgatgaggagagcgtcgtcatgtggcacttcgactccttccaagtccctgggcccgaaactgatttcgggaccgctcacccgttcttggctgcagccgaccgcatggatctgaagctgcctgacgctcgccttccttgctctgttggagtcgcctccggtcggcccgccagcaatgatgttgatttcgcctcgggaagtgttacttctgttttcttcttcccgagcgaacggcctaggccgctccctaggcacccggggattgtcctcgtgcctttAAGGGTAATACCGTTCGGGAGACTGATGTTGTCGCCTGTCGGGTAtccgccgatcggcctcatgatgtCGTTGTCTCCTATCGGATGATGGTGATTGACGATGGCCACCCCGgggcacggggtgggcgatcaggggaaggctccggCAATCTCTTATATTATGCATGTCTGTCCAATGGAATgaacaaaacattggggtccataccttctttttaggtttgggccgctcggtagatacttcttgaatggcgtgggatcttgcatgttgctgggggcggactacttcagctcgcggtcctctgggtggctgatgagcagtgtgcgtCTTCCGCTCGGTAGGGGGTggacgctcggttggagcttccttccttcgggccgcttgggcttcctccgcattgatatattcattagcccggtgtaacatatgatcatagtctcggggcggctttcaaataagtgaacggaagaagtcaccgtccacgaggccctgTGTAAAcgcgttcatcatcgtttctgaggtggccgttggaatatccatggccacccggttgaaccgttggatataagctctgagcagctctctgggctcttgtttgatggcaaataggctcacgctagtcttctgataatgccgactgcttgcaaaatggtggaggaaggccgtgcggaagtccttgaaacttgtaatggatccgtccggcagccttcgaaaccaccgttgcgccgatcccgagagggtggtaaggaacactcggcactttactccatctgtgtattgatgaagggtggttgtgttgtcgaacttacccaggtgatcgtccgggtcggtggttccattgtattcaccgatcgtcaggggcacatagtgctttggtagagggtcccgcaagatggcctccgagaattgacggttgatccgctcgggggaggtgtccgctcggggggccttgccttttctgttgtctcgtatcgacacttcgtctgatgaagatcctcgatcacgattgactgctgcggcttcaggaggcgtgcggaatagggcccgatgaaacggAACCGTGGCAgcgggtgcttccgctcggcctcccgatgcggacgtcgcttgttgctccatccgctcggcttgtgccttctgtttttgttccacaagcttagctgttcttgtctcgatcagagcgtcgagctcctctgtagagagcatcaccgagtgcggtcgtccagcttcgtccattgtttccgatcggatacaggagcgttcccacagacgacaccaaattgatcctgtccgaacgctgaatcgatggacgctgggcacgtagcGCTCTCCCAACCGATGACGTGACTCTCTGACTGACCGTATGGAGCTCCGGtgaacctacaaagaagtcgagccgggaaggggttcccggcgacgaccctccgacgctcaagtcaggtaagggGAAAACAAGAAGGTGGCTCCAAGGATCGAAGATTGTGTACCTCTGGCGAaatgtgaggctccttatatagagctgtgaagaggctcacgcacatataccgaggcgaatacgtgtcctctaaccataccgcagtatgggcttgtcaaaagagcttacctgacaccatactgctacagtctgagcacatttctgatgggacagcggaaccctctgtcgtaagatcttgcgtatggtctggtcgttgaacatacttGCTGTCAAaggatgttcccttgtccttttgtctcttcttaccccatcccgagcgtccggccggtcggtagtcccctcacgtccggccggttgTATGTGCTAGTCCGCTCGGGAATTCCCGGttgtgtgctctgtggagactgtttgCAGTATTACTACTTTAAGCCTTCAGCCGAGCGGgttacccgctcggccatacaaccctgttcaacatgagcgtcagaACCCCGACTCCCGACCGGGAACTTTCGGCCGGTCGCCCCAATCTTTGTCCGCTCGGACAAACCCCTGGTTGAActtttacctttcgacctccacgtggcgttgactctgcttaaaGGGGGTCCCCCCTCCTTATTACCGGATCAACCATATTCAgactttttttttgaaaaaataatccgACAAACTGGATTCAGTCATGAAAGAGTAACGATGCTCAACAATCCgttgaatccatggattcgtcacaAAATGGACATATATATAATCGGTTGATGAACTTACAAAGCTcagaataatatgaaactagtcaTATATGTTTCTCTAATTATCTTAATTGTATTCATgccttcaaatattaatttgactaaatatattgagatcagtgattttttttaatatgaatgtGTCCAAAAAATTTAATTCTTGTTCAAAAATTCACTGatatcaatatattaggtcaaattgatatttgaatgtATGGACATAATCAGGGGAATTAGGCGAACACATagaactaatttcatatcattctgaaCTTTCTAGGTTTATTAACCAATTTCGGACACTTTcacttttatttttaatttttgcccATTTCACAACGAATAATTCATCACAAAGTTTGCAACGAATATTGATTTCGTTACAAAATTTACAATGAATCTTGAATTCCGTTGCAAAGTTTGCAATGAATATTGAATTTCATCATTAATTGGCAATGAGTTTTATGATGAAATATAATTTTTTGCCAATTGACGACGAAACTATTTTGTTGCTATATTCGTTGTTCATTAGTGgcaatttcttattttgtccctAAATGGTTTTAGATTTGGGATGGAAATTTTTCATCCCTAATTTTTGTCCTTAGATGCAGGTTTTTTTAGTGGTATAAGTGTAGGAAATTCAATATATTGTGATTTTCATTGTCATTTTGCCTTTGTCTTCTCAATTGATAAAGAATGAAAAAGATTAAATTCTATAACTCAAACACATAAAAGAAATAGATAGAATATTTTGTCAACTGACGTCATTAATTTGACTACGAAGTAATGGTATTATCTACGCTCAAAAACATTGTAGCATGAAACCATATGGTGCTGCCACCAATCTGATCATGTACATCTCAATATCACATGTCGTTCACCTAGTGCTTGATGAATAAGAAGGAATATTGCAGCCTTCAATGCCTTGCTTACCATGTCTCCATTTAGTTGGCGAAAAAAAAAACTGACAAATCAAAACAAATAGTGCTCGAAAAGAGATGACAATtgtacaaaatatttaattaattagctTGCTCAGCGATATCCACCGCCACGGTAATACTGCTCGTATCGCTTGGTGTTGTTGTTGCGCCGAGCACAACACCCAATCGAGTAGATGAGGATCAAAAACACAATGAGGCAAACGTTAAAGATAGACACCTCTTTCCACCTGCTCTTGATGGTCGCAAGCACACCTGCTTTGCACGACCCGCACTCGTAGCACAGCTTCTTCTCCTCGTTGCTCCACCGTTGGCAATCCGCGTCCGTCGATTTGAGCCCCGTCGCCGGGGTTGTCCAGAAAGTGGCATTCTGGTACACGAATCCGCAGACCGTTGGGGGCTTGCAGCAGCCCGACTGCCCCCATTTTTTGAAGAAAATTTAAGATTATAAGCAACGATGATATCAGTCATTTGTACAAAGAGACATGTGTGCAGGTGATACATATACATGTACCTGGACGGGAGAGAGATTTTTCATGAAGAATTCATTCGCCTGCAGACCCACCAATTGCTGAAAGCCACCGCAAACTCTGGCATCCTTGAGGCAATCGATGATTTTCTCCCACGTCTTCCAATCCGCCACCATCTTTTGTAGCCAATCGTTGTAGTCACCAAGCCTGTACTCCTTGAAGCCCACCCCGGCCACCGTCTCTCCCACGCCCTTGTTGGTGACCACGAAGGCAAGGATGGCGAAGATGATCATGGCGAGGATGAGGACGAAGAGGACGAAGAGATAGAGCCACATGAAGAAGGAGAGGCGTGCGCAGGAGCCGACCAGGCCGAGGACAGAGACCACAAAGAGGAAGCCGCCCAAGACGAGGAGGGGGAGGTAGAGGAATTCCTCGCATTGGGTGGCAGAATTGAGGCGGAAGTATAAGCCGGATCCGATAATGGGAAAGGATATGAGGAGGGTCAGGAAGTTGAGTACACCAACGAGTGTGTTGCTCACCTgaatcattcttcttcttctcaattaaattagatgatatatatctagaaagatgaaggagaagaagaacaagaaggagAATCGATGATGACGTGACGATTTCTTTTCTGCTTGCTTCTCCCTACCTCTCGCTTTCTCTGGTTGAAGGGATGGGGAAACCGAATCGTAACTATTGCCTATTTTCTGTAATGAGCATGTGGTTTGAGTCGTAGTTCTCCCATGGAAATTGGAATCGGTGATAGGTAGTATCAGGGATGTAATGGATTAGAGCGATGCTTGCAGAAATACAAGGACTAATACTGGTTAAAGCTTGGGGTTTTGTGGTTTCGCTACATTTTCTCTAATCCTATAAATTAAACGGTGTGTTTTGAATCCAATTAGGGGTTGAATCGGTCAACATTAACTGTTATGTTTTTTGTTTGATTGATTCTTGTGTCTAGTTAAATTAAAACACAGGAAGCAGCCAACCCAATTGAGTCCGAATAACTGACGGAGAGGGTGGAAAATTTTAATTACACTATTTTGGACTTGTCATTTCGACGCAACAAATTATGGACACGGACCAACCCTAATTCATATCTCTAATGTTGAATCAAGAATCTGCCCGACAAATAAACTCTATCATAGGAAAGGAGAAGGATTGCATGGAGTTATCAgctaatataaaatataaataaatgttATGTACTCTTATGCTAATACTAGATTGTCCTTGAAAGAAACACATTACATAGTCTAATGCCTCAATAATGACTGTATCTCTATGAGAATTTGTATATagtattaaatatataaaaattctcACACTCTAAGTTTGAtaagaaccaaaaaaaaaaaaaatatataggaaTTGATtctcttaaatttaaaatttagattatagaAATCCTCACTGCAATACAATTGAAGTAATAAATAGGATGACttttagaaaaattaatattttttgcaTGCAAGAGATAATGGATAGGAAGATGGTAAAGATGAAAgggcatttaaaattttaatttatagtaTATAGGAAATATTGGTGTTGGGAGCACCATATGGAATCTAAATTTTAATGTATGGCTAACTTGAAAGTTAGTTTGTAATCTAACGATCTTGTCAAGTTGTAGGTGCAAATAACTT from Zingiber officinale cultivar Zhangliang chromosome 4B, Zo_v1.1, whole genome shotgun sequence includes:
- the LOC121978268 gene encoding tetraspanin-8-like gives rise to the protein MIQVSNTLVGVLNFLTLLISFPIIGSGLYFRLNSATQCEEFLYLPLLVLGGFLFVVSVLGLVGSCARLSFFMWLYLFVLFVLILAMIIFAILAFVVTNKGVGETVAGVGFKEYRLGDYNDWLQKMVADWKTWEKIIDCLKDARVCGGFQQLVGLQANEFFMKNLSPVQSGCCKPPTVCGFVYQNATFWTTPATGLKSTDADCQRWSNEEKKLCYECGSCKAGVLATIKSRWKEVSIFNVCLIVFLILIYSIGCCARRNNNTKRYEQYYRGGGYR